A window of the Burkholderia sp. 9120 genome harbors these coding sequences:
- a CDS encoding cell division protein ZapA gives MTTKQIEVSILGVPYRLACSPETEGALLEAVARVDAEMSKIRNNSNVRGTDRIAVMACLSLASELLKLQSSVRHGEAFPAEEIRRTMHQMNEQLGTVIQQYSMQ, from the coding sequence ATGACCACCAAGCAGATCGAAGTATCGATTCTCGGCGTGCCGTATCGCCTCGCCTGCTCACCGGAAACGGAAGGCGCGCTGCTTGAGGCCGTCGCACGCGTCGACGCCGAAATGTCGAAGATCCGCAATAACAGCAACGTACGCGGCACGGATCGCATTGCTGTCATGGCTTGCCTGTCGCTGGCATCGGAACTGCTTAAGCTGCAATCGAGCGTGCGACACGGAGAAGCATTTCCCGCAGAGGAAATCCGGCGTACAATGCATCAAATGAACGAACAACTGGGTACTGTGATTCAGCAGTACAGCATGCAGTAA